GACGGAAGGAACGACCATCGGGCACGACCTGGGTCTGGGCGTCGTCGACGGACGGTATCAGCTCCTGCAGCAGGTTGGCGCGGGTGCCGCCGGTATCGTCTATAAAGCCTACGACCAGATGCTGCAGGTCAAGATTGCCATCAAGATGCTTCGCACGGAATTCGCGTCCAATGAAGCCGTCCTGGAGCGCTTTCGCAAGGAGATCATTCTGTCCCGGGATATCGGTCACCCCAACGTCCTCAGGATGTATCACCTCGGAGAGTTCGGAGGTAAGAAGTACTTGACGATGCAATGGGTTGACGGCCAGACCCTCGGGACGCTGATCAGCGTCGAGGCGCCGTTGTCCCCTAGCCGGTGCGCCGCGATCGGAGCCAAGCTCGCCGCCGCGCTCGAGGCCGCCCATGCCCACAAGGTCCTGCATCGGGATATCAAGCCGCAGAACATCCTGATGAACGGAGAGGGAGAGCCCTACCTCACGGACTTCGGCGTCGCCCGGGTGCTGGGCGAGCCGGGCACGACGCGAACCGGCGTCTTCCTCGGGACTCCCAACTACGCCTCCCCGGAGCAGGCCAATCTCTCGCCGCTCGACGGAAGGTCCGACCTCTACGCGTTGGGGGTCGTCCTTTTCGAGATGGCAACAGGAAAGCGACCCTTCGAAGCGGCGACGACCGAGGAAATCCTGGAGATGCACCGGAGCACGCCTACGCCCGACCCCCGCGAAATCGAGCCGGGTGTTTCACCCGAGCTCTCGGCGGTGATACTTCGCTGCCTGGAAAAAGAGCCCTCCAAGAGATTCGCCGACGCCGGGGCCCTCCGCTCGGCGCTCGAAGCTCTCGATGGCTCCTCTCTTTAAGGCTTTTCCGCCACTTGCATTAACGTTATCGACGTTAAGATAGTTAACGTCGTGGACGTTAATGCCGAAGGCTCGCTAGAAACGCGTCGAAGGACGCTTCGTCCGCGGACACTTCCGCGTGCGGACCGAGAAGGCGGATGAACCAGGGCCCCGAGGGTCCTTCGACCACCGCGGCGATCATGCGGTAGTCCTTCTCGTCGTGCCGCTCGCTCGCACCGGGACGAACGGGTGCCACATACGTTCCCGAAACGTCGGCGCGTGTGATGTCGAGGTTTGCGACCTTCATCTTGCGCACCTGCGCGCGCTCGCGCGTCGGAGTTCCATCGGGCTGCGTGAACTGCCCGTACCACCGCTCGAGGTTGGCTTCGACTCCCCCGCCCTGACCCGGGCCGAAGTAGAAGATGACGACCTCGGAGCTCGTCCCCACCTTCCATTGGGCGAGCCGCATCGAAGACGTCGACGGAGAAGGCGTCCACTCCTTCGGAGCGTCGTAGACGAGCGGGGAGGAAACCAGGAAAGAGAGAATGATTGAGCTGAGCATGCTCGCAGTCTACCTCGCCGCCGTCGTTGGTTGACGCGAAGAAAATCTTCGCCCTATAGTGAATCGTCGGAAGATGTCACCCCCGGACCGTCTGGGATCCTACGAGATCATGGCGGAGCTCGGCTCGGGCGGCATGGGAGTCGTCTATCGAGCCCGCGACTCGAGGCTCCAGCGGGACGTCGCCATCAAGGTGCTCTCCGCCCACGGCGCTTCCGATCTGGAGCGGCGGAAGCGATTCGAGCGGGAAGCGCGCGCCGCGTCGGCGCTCGACCATCCGAACATCGTCACCATCCACGAGATCGGCGAGACGGAGGACGGTCAGCTCTTCCTCGTGATGCAGCTCGTCGAAGGGAAGAGACTGCGCGCATAGGAAGCTCACGAGCGACTCTTGCGAAACTCCCCCAGCATCTTCAGAAGTGGTCGACCGCGGTGAAACCCCCGCGATTCGATGAGCTTCAGCGCCTTCCTGGCGCGCTCGATCTCCTCTCGAGAAGCCTTCTTCGTTAACGCCCTCAGGTCCACGATATCCTGCGGGCGCGTCTCATCGTCTCGGGACAGAATCTTGAGAGCAATGAGGTGCCCGGTGCGAGCCACCGGAATGGAGAGCTCCGGGAGGACCTCGAGAAGCTCGGCCTCTTCCACGATCTCGCTCTCGATTCCCGAGGATGCGAAGAGCAGGTCGAGAAGGACGCCCGTTCCATCGTCCAGAGGCGGTTGCAGCCGCGCCGTCGCAAGCCGCTCGACCGCCTCTTGCTCGACGGTCGCCACGAGCCTGTAACCGTTTCGTTGGAGGTCGTAGACGAGCGCTTCGGCTTGTTCGTCATCCCGAAATGCAACCGTCAGATCCGCGTCGCGGGTAAACCGTGGCTCGGTTCTCACCGAGACCGCAAGGCCCCCGACGAGGGCGAATTTGATTTCGGCAGCCCGAAGATCGGCACATAGCCGGCGCAGCGCGGATTCGAGAACCCTCACCGCCGCTTTCGGGGCCACTCGCCGGGTCGCCCCGCGGAGTCTCCGAACTCAGCGCCGGGCCGGTGTCCGAGCCAAGCGCGAAGGCGTTCTTCGATCTGCTCCTCGGTGGCGTGGGGATCTTCTCTCTTGAGGTTCTGTCGCATCATGTCGACCCCGGCCTGGAACAGATCCATCGCGATCCGAAACCGCTCGGCCGGACTCAGCGCGGTGACGTCGTCCATGATGCGATTCTATCCTTCTTCGGAACAGCTCGCCCTCACGACGGCGAGACTCGACCACACTCGCCGGTTCAGCCCTCCGATCGCGTCACGTCCGTTCCATCGCATGAGATCGGCGGGACGCTCTCGAAAGAGGGTTATTCTGGCATTCCCGAGGTGACGAGCGTCTCGATGAGCTCCGCATGAAACTCCAAAAGATCGCGAATCTTCGCTTCCGTCCATCCCAACGCCCGGGCAGCGGGCCCCGGGCTCGTTTCCTTCAGCACCCAGGCCAGAGTCAGTGGCGAGAACCCGCCGTCTTTTCGAGGCGCGTCAGAAAGCGCTCTGTCCAAATCCCCGCCGTGCACCAGGTGATCCCGCAGGTCGACCAGGTCCCTCAACTCGGCGCGGCCCAGAAGCGCGCAGAGCTTGTTGACAGGATCTCGTGTGGAGTGTCGACTTGAATCGGCGCGCCGATGTCGAAGACTCGAGGAGTTTCCAGTACCTCCGACGGATCCGAATTTCAGTTCTCGAAGAGCCACGTCCAGAAAGGGCGCGACCGTCCCAGATACCGTTCGATCGTCGGCCAGAGCTCTCGAATCTCGTCGGGAGAGACGAAGGTGAAGACATCGTCCGGCTTTGCCTGGCGCATCAGCTTCCCGACGAGGTACGCCCGCACGTCAGGATCGGCGTTTTTCAATCCGTCCTGGAACTCCTCGAGCGTCAGGTCGCAATCCCAGAGAAAGTAGGGCCGTCCCTGCGAATCGAGGAGTTTCTCCCTGGGCGTCGGATTGAGCACGGATTCAGTGTAGCACCGGCGCTGGTGTGGCTACTGGTTGAACCGACCGAGGAGCGTCTTGACAATCTCCCGGGGACCGGCGAGCCTTCGGCCTCGCTTCGCGTGGTCGAAGCGGCTGCGCAGATCCGCGAATGTGAGAAGGAGCTGCACCCTCTGAGAGACAAAGTGGTCTCTCTTTGAACGAGTAGTTCACCCTCGAAGCGACGATGGCGCCATCAAGCAAGATACTCGCCGACGCCGGGGTTCTGCGCTCGGCGCTCGAGGCTCTCGGAGGCTCTTTTTCAAAAGGGCACTTTCCTCCTCTTGCATTAACGTCGCCGGCGTTAATATAGTTAACGTCGTGGACGTTAAGACTCGAAACCGTCTCTTTTCCACAGGCGACATCGACCGAGAGGATCTGTGGCCAAAGATTACTGAATTCGAGGAACAACCCTGCACGTTTCGGTTCAGTTTTGGCTTGGACGAGCTCCCGGCGGAGCCGGGACTCATCCTGATTCGAGGGCCTCGCCAGTATGGCAAGAGCACCTGGCTCGAGCTCCAGCTCAGGAACACGCTCGAGGAGAACGGCCGTGGGTCGGCCTACTTTCTGAATGGCGACGACATTGCCGGCGAAGACGAGCTCGAAGCGCGCATCGCAGAGATCGTCCCAACCTTCAACCCGGATGCCCGATCGAAACGGCTTTTCATCGATGAAATCTCGGACGTGCCGCGGTGGGAGCGCGCCTTGAAGCGCGTCTCGGATCGCGGGGAGCTTCGGGACGTTCTGGTCGTGACCACCGGCTCTCGCGCCGCCGACATCCGTCGAGGCGCCGAGCGTCTTCCGGGAAGAAAAGGGAAACTCAGACGGACGGAGTATTTGTTCACCGGCGTGTCCTACAAGGATTTCCACGCCCAGTTTCGACGGGAAATCGGAGACGACGCTTGGATTGCCTTCTTGCTGAGCGGAGGGTCTCCAATTGCGGCGAGAGAGATCTGGCAGATGGGCCGGATACCGCAATACTTCTTCGAGCTGATCCGCGATTGGGTAACGGGAGAGCTCATTAGAAGCGGGCGGTCCAGGCAATTCTTGATCGCTTTGATGAGAACCCTTTTCGTGCAGGCGGGGTCGAGGACGGGTTATCTCAAGCTTGCACGAGAATCTGGTCTGGCCAACAACACCATTGCGGCGGAGTACGTCGAACAGCTGTCCGATCTTCTGGCGGTGATCCCGTCTCACCAATGGGATGCCGACCGGGACGTCCCGCTTCAGCGCAAGCCCGCGAAGTTCCATTTCATCAATCTGTCGGTGGCGTTGTCGTTCAGTCCCAACCGAATGGCCCACATCGAGGATTTCAAATCTCTGCCGCCTCAGCAGAAATCGAAGTGGATGGAGTGGCTCGTCGCCCAGGAGCTTTTCAGACGACAGTCGATCGCCGGCGTAGAGGATCCCGAGGTCATCTGGTTTTGGGCGTCCAAGGAGCACGAGATCGACTTCGTCGATTCCGAACGAAAGCTTTACGAAGTGAAAGTCGGCCCAACAGGGCTCGTCGATTTCGCGTGGTTTCCGAAGGTGTTTCCCAACCGGAAGCTCCTGGTCATTGGTGGAAGTGAGTTCCGGTCGGCCGCGATCAAGGGCGTTACCATCGAGCAATTCCTCTTGTCCGACGGATTTCCTCATCCTTACCCCGGGGAGGCGGAAGATATCGACGTCTACAACGATTACGCTCGATTCTGACCAGAACGCCCAACGTGCGTGCTGAGAGAGATAGGATCTCCCCATGAGAGTCGCCGTGTTCGGAGCGGGTGGGGTCGGAGGCTATTTCGGGGCGCGGCTCGCCCGGGGCGGCGCCGACGTTCATCTCATCGCCCGCGGTGAGCATTTGAAGGCGCTCCGTTCTCGCGGCCTACGTGTGCTGAGCGGCTCCGGAAACGTCGACGTCGCCCTTCCCGCCACCGACCGGCCGGAAGAAGTGGGCGCGGTCGACGTGGTTCTCTTCTGCGTCAAGTCGAACGACACCGAACGGGCTGCGAGACGAAGCCCGCCGCTCCTCCATCGGGCGACGGCGGTCATCACGTTTCAAAACGGCGTCGACAACGAGGAGAAGATCGCTTCGATCCTCGGCCCCGGGCACGTGTGCGGCGGAGTCGCCTACATCATGGCGACGATTTCCGCTCCGGGAGAGATCACTCATGTGGGCAAGCTCGCACGCCTCCTATTCGGGGAGCTCGACGCTCCTCGAAGCGAACGGCTCGCGTCGCTCCACGCGCTTTGCACGGCGAGCGGCATCGACGCCGAGCTGTCGGAGGACATTCGCCAGGAGCTCTGGCGCAAGTTCGCGATGATCTGTGCCGCGGCGGGGATGACCGCGGCGGTGCGACTTCCCATCGGCGAGATCAGAGACTCACCCGAGGCCTTCGCGATGTTCGAGCGCATCAGTCGTGAGATCACCGAGCTCGGCCAGAAGGAGGGCGTTCCCCTGCCCGACGATACGCCACAACGAATCGTCGAGCTCACCCGAAGCCTCCCGGCAGACATGTATTCCTCGCTCCACTATGACCTTACCCACGGCAAGCCGATGGAGCTCGACGCCCTCCACGGCACCGTCGTCCGACTCGCCCGGCGTCACCGCCTCCCGGTGCCGGCCTCGGAAGCCGTCCTTGCGATCCTCGAGCCCTGGGCCCGGAGAAACAACTAGGCCGTTCCGGCGCTGTGATCAAGATCATTTCGTATAGGAAATCCGGGCGCTAGATTGGGCGCTCACTCGATCGAAAAACCGAACACGAATCGGGAGCGCGCCGTGATAGGAACAGCATGGGCGGCCTTATCCAATTCCTTTTTGCCTCAGGTGCTTTCTGTATCGGTTCCGTCCTTCCAGGGACACCGAATTCCCTGACGGCTGTCGCAGCGAATTCCACCTCTCCTTCAAGAAGTACGAGAAGCCCGGCCGAGAGGCCCGTTTGCCGATCGTCCGCCGCGTAGGGAGGGTGACATTTTGCGCACGAATCCGGATCTCATGACTCTGCGTGATGTGCCGGTGCGCATCCTCCTCTACAGCCACGATTCCTTTGGACTTGGCCACCTGCGACGCACATTGAACATCGCCACGGCTCTGACCCGGAGCTTTCGCAGAGCCAGCGCGTTGATCGTGAGCGGCTCGCCTTCCGTGACCCAGTTCCGTTGTCGCGAACGGGTCGAAGTCGTGAAGCTGCCGTCGGTGACGAAAACGAGCCAGGGCGCCTACAACGTCCGGACCCTGGGAGTCGATTATCCCGACCTGATGCAGCTGAGAACCCGGCTCATTCTGGAATCCTTTCGGGCCTTTCACCCGACGCTCGTAATCGTGGACCATCAGGTGATCGGGCTCAACGGTGAGGTCCTTCCGCTGCTGCGGGAAGCAAGAGATCTGGGAGTCCGAACCATCCTTGGGCTGCGGGATATCGTCGACGATCCCGAAGTCGTCGACCGCGAATGGAGCTCATCGGAGCACCGCTGGGCACTGACCGAGGGCTACGACCAGGTCTGTGTCTACGGAGACCCGGAGGTTTTCGATCCCCGGGTGGAATACCGGCCCCTGAAGGAGATCTCGCACCGGGTCGAGTTCACCGGTTACGTGGCTCGCCCGGCAAAACCCATCACTCGACGGCGTTCCGAGCAGCCACACGTACTGGTTACCGTCGGCGGGGGGGAGGACGGAGCCAGCCGAATTCTGGCGTATCTCGACGGACTCTCCTCGACACCAGGAGAGTGGAAAACGGACGTCATCACCGGCCCCCTGATTCCGACTGCCGATTACAAACGGATTCGCCTGCTTGCCCGAACCTTGGGCTCGGTGAAGGTGCATCGATTCCACCCCGACGTACCGGGGATGCTATCGCGCTCTAGCGCCGTGGTCAGCATGTCGGGCTACAACACGACGGTGGAGATTCTCCAGAGTGCCTGTCCTTCGGTTCTGCTGCCTCGCGTTTTTCCGAGAACCGAGCAGCTGATTCGAGCGGACCGACTCGCGCGACTGGGCCTGGCGCGGTTGCTCGTCGAGCGGAAGCCTCTGGCATTGCGTCGAGCGGTCGAAGAAGTCCTTGCGGCACCACCCCCCCGCTCGAACTATCCGAGCATGGACGGGCTGACGAACCTCTCGAGCATTGCCGCCGAGCTTCTGTCGTTTCCGAACAGTCTGGCGGTCCTGACGGGCACCCCAACGTGAACGCGTTACGAGTCGGTTACCTGCTCAAGAAATTTCCCCGTCTTTCGGAGACGTTCATCCTGAACGAGATCCTGGAGCAGGAGAACATGGGCGTTTCCATCTACATCATCTCCCGGCACGAGCCGGATGCGGAGCCCCGGCACCGGATATTGAACCAGCTGAAGGCGCAGGTGGAAACACTTCCCTGTATCCGCGAGCTCGACTTCTGGGAGCCGCTGTTCGCAGGATCGACCGATCGTCTCCGGCGGGTTCAACAACTGAGCCGGGATATCAGGAGACGACCCGGGGGAGCGCCTCCGCGCTTCGCCAGTTTGCTGAGCGAAGCCATCTATCTGCTCCACCGAACCCAATCTCTCGGCATCCGTCACCTTCACGTCCATTTCGCTTCGGATTCGGCGATGGTCGCGACGCTGCTCCGCGCGCTGGGCGGGCCCACGTACAGTGTCACCGCGCATGCCAAGGATATCTATCGAGCGGGCGTGGAGCCCCGATGGCTCGAGAACATCTTCGTCGGAGCCGAGTTCGTGGTCACCGTATGTGACGCGAATGTGAAGTATTTGGAGAGCTGGCTCCACCCGCGAGCGACCTCACGGGTGCGGCGGCTCTACAACGGGGTTGCACTTGCCGACTTCGCGGACGCTCCCGAGGATCCTCGCCAACGGGATTCCTGCCACGTCCTCTCGGTCGGCCGCCTCGTCGAGAAGAAAGGCCATCACCTGCTGCTCGAAGCGCTGGCCCGGCTACGGCGACGGGGCTTCCCGGTGACCGCCACGCTCGTGGGAGAGGGAGAGATGCGGAGCGCGCTCGAGCGCCAAATCGCCGACAACGACCTCGGCGAGCTCGTGCGTCTCACCGGCGCGGCCGAACAACAGGAGATCGTCACCTTGATGGCTCGGGCCACGGTTTTCTGCTTGCCGTGCATCGTTGCCGCCGACGGGAATCGTGATGCGCTGCCCACCGTGGTTCTCGAAGCTCTGGCCAGCGGCCTTCCTGTCATTTCCACTCCCATCTCGGGGATTCCCGAGATCCTCGATGGCGGACGAGCGGGCGTTCTGGTGCCGGAGAACGACGCCGCTGCCGTGGCGGCCGCGCTGGAAGACTTGTTGGCCAACGCGCCGAAGCGCCGCGAGCTGGCCCGGGAGGGAAGGCGCCGAGTTACCGAATGCTTCGATCTTCGCAAGACCGCCGCGTCACTACGTTCCTGCTTCGAGCAAGCGATGCAGGGCTCGGAGGCAACGTGCGGGTTGCTTTCGTGAATCAGGATCCGGGAGTGGCCCCGGATCGGAGGAAGGGAGCCGCGGTTCACCTCGGGGCAATGCGGAGCGCTTTCGGCGAGCTCGGTGCCCACGTGGTGGCTCTCGACGAGAGCGACCCCGCGCGACTCCAATCACGACTCCGCGGGGTCTTGAAGGAAAACTCCGTCTCAATGGTCTTTGAGCGGTACGCGCTCGGCCGATCGGAGGCCGCCGAGGTTGCCGTGGAGTGGGGCATCCCGTTCGTGCTCGAGGTCAATTCCCCTTTGGCGCAGGAAGCTCTGCGGTGGCGGGGAAGAGCAGAAACAAGAGCCGAACGAGACCGAGATGGCGTGCTTTTCCGCTCCGCGAACGCGGTGATCGCGGTTACGAGCGAGCTCGCGGAATACGCCTCGGTTCGAGGGGCCCGACCCGACGCCATCCACATCTATCCAAACGGCGTGGATCAACGGCTCTTTCGACCCCGCAGCGTCGACGATCGCCTGCGCGCTTCGCTCGTTCCCGAAGGACGCTTCGCCCTCGGATTTCATGGCCGTTTGCGACCGTGGCACTGCTTCGATCGCCTCGCGGAGGTATATCACGAGCTCTTGCGAAGGGACGCCCCGATTCACGTGGTGATCGTGGGCGAGGGCGATTTCGCTGCTGAGCTCGAAGGCCACGTTCCCGCCGAGCGGCGCACCCTGATCGACTGGAAACCGCACTCTGAGATTCCAAAATACGTCGCCGCATTCGACGCTCTACCCTTGAGCTACGACGAGGCGGCTCCCAGCTACTTCTCCCCGCTCAAGCTCACGGAGGCAATGGCCTGCGGCGTGGTGCCCATCGTTCCCGACGTCGGCGATCTTCCACGCATCGTGGGATCCGGTGGAGAAATCTATCGCGCGAGCAAGCCAAACGAGATCGCGGACATCGTGGAAGGACTGATCCAGCAACCCGAGCGGAGAGAGAGCCTCGCCCGGGCGGCATTGGCTCGCTCCGCCGAGCTTTCCTGGAGGCGCATCGCCGACTTCGCGCTCCGGTTCGCCAGGGAGGACGGGCCTTGAGGCAAAGCGCGTTCGAGACCAAAGACGCTCGGTCCGATCGGAGGATCGCCTCCGACGCGGAACCGAGATCCCGAAATCGCGTTCTGACGCGCTTGTGGCCCTATTGCTTGCGGGAGCGTTTTCTCCTCGGCACCTCGTTCGCCGCACTCGTCACGCACACCCTCCTGCGGCTCCTGGAGCCGTGGCCGCTCAAATTCATCTTCGACGAGGTGATTCTGCCGCGGAACGATCGGACTCCGCCGTCATTCCTCCCGGATACGACGGGGGTCGATCCGATGCTGCTGGTCGCGTTCTCGGCGGCCGCGGTGGTGGCGATCAGTGGGCTTCGCGCCCTCGCTCAGTACGTCAATCAGGTCAATTTCGCAAAGATCGGCAACCGCGTTCTGGCACGGGTTCGTGCCGACGTCTTCCGGCACCTTCAGGGCCTGTCTCTCTCCTTTCACTCTTCCGCTCGGAGCGGCGATTTGATCCTGCGCGTCATACAAGACGTCAACTTGTTGCGCGACGCCGCAGTCACGGCCATCCTGCCGTTATTTGCGAGCTCCCTGCTTCTGATCGGGATGTGGGCCGCCATGTTCTGGATGCAATGGAAGCTCGCTCTGGCTGCGACCGCGATCGTCCCACTCATCTGGTTACGAACCCGGAGCCTGGCCGGCAAGATTCGCGAGGCCGGCGTGAAGCAGCGAAAGCGTCAAGGAAAGCTGGCAGCGACGGCCTCCGAATCGGTCGGCGCGATCAAGAACGTCCAGGCTTTTTCCTTGGAGGGGATGTTTCTCGATGCTTTCGAATCGAGCAACGTGATGGGAGAGAAGTACGATGTCCGGGGCGCGAAGCTTACCGCGAGCCTCGGCCGCTCGGTCGATCTCGTGCTGGCAATCGCCACCGCGGCGGTTCTCCTCTACGGGACCCGACTGGTGCTCACCTCTGAGCTGAGCCCTGGTGAGCTCCTGGTCTTTCTCACCTATCTTCGCCGGGCGTTCAACCCGGCGCAGGACTTTGCCAAATATACGGGGCGCGTCGCGAAGGCCTGTGCGGCGGGCGAGCGGGTCTTCGAGCTTCTCGATCGCGAGCCCGAGGTCAGGGATCTTCCCGGGGCCATCGCGGCGCCGCGCTTCGCCGGGAGCGTGCGTTTCGAGGACGTCGGGTTCGCCTACGGTCCCGGTCCTCAGGTGCTGCGTCGAATGTCCTTCGCGATCGAGCCGGGCCAACGCGTGGCGCTCGTCGGGCCGTCAGGCATCGGCAAGTCGACGGTCGTCAACCTGTTGCTGCGTTTCTACGATCCGACGTTCGGGCGAGTACTCATCGACGGCCGCGACATTCGCGAGTTCCGCGTCGGATCCTTGAGATCGCAGATCTCCGTGGTGCTCCAGGATTCCATTCTCTTTGCCGCGAGCCTCGGCGACAACATCGCCTACGGAGCACCGGGCTGCTCCCGGGAGGAAATCGAGGCCGCCGCCCGGTTGGCGAACGTTCACGAGTTCGTCTCGAATCTGCCGGGCGGTTACGAGGCGATCCTGGGCGAGAGAGGCGTAAACCTCTCCGGCGGTCAGCGCCAGCGGATCGCCATCGCGCGAGCCGCCGTTCGAAAATCCCCGATCCTGGTGCTCGACGAGCCGACGACCGGTCTCGACGACGAGAATCGCCGGTCCGTCCTCGAAGCCCTCGAGCGTCTGGCGATCGGTCGAACCGTATTGATCATCGCGCACGATCTGCGGCTGAGCATGCGCGCGGACGCAATCTTCTACCTCCACGACGGACAGGTCGTCGAAAAAGGAACCCACGAAGAGCTCGTGGCGCGAGGTGGACGCTACGCGGCGCTTTGTCGTCTCCGTTCCGAGGACGGGCGGCAGGAGGCGGTCTCCAATGTCTGATAGGTCGCCACGTCGGCTCGCCCGATCGCCGTACGTCTTCGTGGTGGGCTGCCCGCGTTCGGGAACCACCCTGCTCCAGCGCATGCTCGACGCACACCCGCGCCTTGCCATCGCCAACGACACCCATTTCATCCCTCGCGCCGTCCAGGCGGTAACGCCTTCGGTCTGGCTCGAGCCGGCGCGTGCCCGCTGGTTGACTCAACACGAGGCACTCGTGAGCTGGGCTCGGAGCTACCACCGCTTCGAACGGCTGGGGCTCGATGAGGTTTGCGTGAACCGCGCCGCACGTCGATCGGGAAGCTACGCTGATTTCGTGAGCCGTCTCTACCGTGAGTTCGCTGCGGCTCGAGGCAAGGAGCTCGGAGGAGAGAAGACTCCCGACTACGTACGATGTCTGCCTCTTTTGCACGAGCTCTTCCCCGACGTGCAGAGCGTTCACATCGTTCGCGACGGACGGGATGTCGCGCTCTCGACGCTCGAATGGGCGCGCGAGACGAAGGGGCCGGCTCGGTTCGACCTCTGGCGAGAGGAGCCGGTGGCGGTTTGCGCCCTGTGGTGGCGATGGCAGGTGGGCTCGGGGCGACGTGATGGGGCGAAGGTTCGCGCCGGTAGCTACCTCGAAGTGAGCTACGAGCGACTCGTGAGGGACCCGGCCGCGACCCTCCACGAGGTAGCGGACTTTCTAGGCCTGGCAGACGCCAAAGAGATGCTTTCGTTCAACGCTGGAAAGGAGCGGTTGGATCCCTCCTTGTCGGCGAAGAGGGCCTGGCGTTCACCGACGCCCGGACTTCGTGACTGGCGGACTCAGATGGACGAACGATCGATCGAGCTCTTCGAGGCGCTCGCCGGCGATCTCCTCGGGGAATTGGGTTACCCGAGGGCCTTCCCGGGAATCTCTTCATCGATCGCACGGGTC
This is a stretch of genomic DNA from Vicinamibacteria bacterium. It encodes these proteins:
- a CDS encoding glycosyltransferase: MNALRVGYLLKKFPRLSETFILNEILEQENMGVSIYIISRHEPDAEPRHRILNQLKAQVETLPCIRELDFWEPLFAGSTDRLRRVQQLSRDIRRRPGGAPPRFASLLSEAIYLLHRTQSLGIRHLHVHFASDSAMVATLLRALGGPTYSVTAHAKDIYRAGVEPRWLENIFVGAEFVVTVCDANVKYLESWLHPRATSRVRRLYNGVALADFADAPEDPRQRDSCHVLSVGRLVEKKGHHLLLEALARLRRRGFPVTATLVGEGEMRSALERQIADNDLGELVRLTGAAEQQEIVTLMARATVFCLPCIVAADGNRDALPTVVLEALASGLPVISTPISGIPEILDGGRAGVLVPENDAAAVAAALEDLLANAPKRRELAREGRRRVTECFDLRKTAASLRSCFEQAMQGSEATCGLLS
- a CDS encoding AAA family ATPase, with amino-acid sequence MDVKTRNRLFSTGDIDREDLWPKITEFEEQPCTFRFSFGLDELPAEPGLILIRGPRQYGKSTWLELQLRNTLEENGRGSAYFLNGDDIAGEDELEARIAEIVPTFNPDARSKRLFIDEISDVPRWERALKRVSDRGELRDVLVVTTGSRAADIRRGAERLPGRKGKLRRTEYLFTGVSYKDFHAQFRREIGDDAWIAFLLSGGSPIAAREIWQMGRIPQYFFELIRDWVTGELIRSGRSRQFLIALMRTLFVQAGSRTGYLKLARESGLANNTIAAEYVEQLSDLLAVIPSHQWDADRDVPLQRKPAKFHFINLSVALSFSPNRMAHIEDFKSLPPQQKSKWMEWLVAQELFRRQSIAGVEDPEVIWFWASKEHEIDFVDSERKLYEVKVGPTGLVDFAWFPKVFPNRKLLVIGGSEFRSAAIKGVTIEQFLLSDGFPHPYPGEAEDIDVYNDYARF
- a CDS encoding protein kinase, whose translation is MSPPDRLGSYEIMAELGSGGMGVVYRARDSRLQRDVAIKVLSAHGASDLERRKRFEREARAASALDHPNIVTIHEIGETEDGQLFLVMQLVEGKRLRA
- a CDS encoding ABC transporter ATP-binding protein, whose product is MRQSAFETKDARSDRRIASDAEPRSRNRVLTRLWPYCLRERFLLGTSFAALVTHTLLRLLEPWPLKFIFDEVILPRNDRTPPSFLPDTTGVDPMLLVAFSAAAVVAISGLRALAQYVNQVNFAKIGNRVLARVRADVFRHLQGLSLSFHSSARSGDLILRVIQDVNLLRDAAVTAILPLFASSLLLIGMWAAMFWMQWKLALAATAIVPLIWLRTRSLAGKIREAGVKQRKRQGKLAATASESVGAIKNVQAFSLEGMFLDAFESSNVMGEKYDVRGAKLTASLGRSVDLVLAIATAAVLLYGTRLVLTSELSPGELLVFLTYLRRAFNPAQDFAKYTGRVAKACAAGERVFELLDREPEVRDLPGAIAAPRFAGSVRFEDVGFAYGPGPQVLRRMSFAIEPGQRVALVGPSGIGKSTVVNLLLRFYDPTFGRVLIDGRDIREFRVGSLRSQISVVLQDSILFAASLGDNIAYGAPGCSREEIEAAARLANVHEFVSNLPGGYEAILGERGVNLSGGQRQRIAIARAAVRKSPILVLDEPTTGLDDENRRSVLEALERLAIGRTVLIIAHDLRLSMRADAIFYLHDGQVVEKGTHEELVARGGRYAALCRLRSEDGRQEAVSNV
- a CDS encoding protein kinase — its product is VCKRYLELEDVGDALEEVANDRMVSYFFSVDFEMLSQNERDIVRIIAEQSAAVSHSIQDSLSISNGSLRDSLHRLEQLGFIRRNEERRFVLVNHFFRRWIQDSASIRRSPTSASPASLPKGISTEGTTIGHDLGLGVVDGRYQLLQQVGAGAAGIVYKAYDQMLQVKIAIKMLRTEFASNEAVLERFRKEIILSRDIGHPNVLRMYHLGEFGGKKYLTMQWVDGQTLGTLISVEAPLSPSRCAAIGAKLAAALEAAHAHKVLHRDIKPQNILMNGEGEPYLTDFGVARVLGEPGTTRTGVFLGTPNYASPEQANLSPLDGRSDLYALGVVLFEMATGKRPFEAATTEEILEMHRSTPTPDPREIEPGVSPELSAVILRCLEKEPSKRFADAGALRSALEALDGSSL
- a CDS encoding glycosyltransferase; translated protein: MRVAFVNQDPGVAPDRRKGAAVHLGAMRSAFGELGAHVVALDESDPARLQSRLRGVLKENSVSMVFERYALGRSEAAEVAVEWGIPFVLEVNSPLAQEALRWRGRAETRAERDRDGVLFRSANAVIAVTSELAEYASVRGARPDAIHIYPNGVDQRLFRPRSVDDRLRASLVPEGRFALGFHGRLRPWHCFDRLAEVYHELLRRDAPIHVVIVGEGDFAAELEGHVPAERRTLIDWKPHSEIPKYVAAFDALPLSYDEAAPSYFSPLKLTEAMACGVVPIVPDVGDLPRIVGSGGEIYRASKPNEIADIVEGLIQQPERRESLARAALARSAELSWRRIADFALRFAREDGP
- a CDS encoding 2-dehydropantoate 2-reductase, with protein sequence MRVAVFGAGGVGGYFGARLARGGADVHLIARGEHLKALRSRGLRVLSGSGNVDVALPATDRPEEVGAVDVVLFCVKSNDTERAARRSPPLLHRATAVITFQNGVDNEEKIASILGPGHVCGGVAYIMATISAPGEITHVGKLARLLFGELDAPRSERLASLHALCTASGIDAELSEDIRQELWRKFAMICAAAGMTAAVRLPIGEIRDSPEAFAMFERISREITELGQKEGVPLPDDTPQRIVELTRSLPADMYSSLHYDLTHGKPMELDALHGTVVRLARRHRLPVPASEAVLAILEPWARRNN
- a CDS encoding nucleotidyl transferase AbiEii/AbiGii toxin family protein, which produces MRVLESALRRLCADLRAAEIKFALVGGLAVSVRTEPRFTRDADLTVAFRDDEQAEALVYDLQRNGYRLVATVEQEAVERLATARLQPPLDDGTGVLLDLLFASSGIESEIVEEAELLEVLPELSIPVARTGHLIALKILSRDDETRPQDIVDLRALTKKASREEIERARKALKLIESRGFHRGRPLLKMLGEFRKSRS